ATGCGATGGTGCATGACTTCCTTCCCGCCCGCGAGGGGAAGGCGCGCGTCGACGTCTGACGACGACGTCGTCCCCCGGTTGGTGCGAGCGTTGGTTGGTGATGTGACCAATGTGACTCGCGTCGACCCTAACAAGTTGTCTAGACCGGTCGGGACGTGCCGGGGGGGAGGCTCAGCCCAGCTTCTCCAGGATCAGCTCGCGCACCCGGCCGGCGTCGGCCTGCCCGCGCATCTCCTTCATCACCGCACCGATGAGCGCTCCGGCGGCGGCGTGCTTCCCGTCGCGGATCTTGTCGGCGACGTCGGGGTTGGCCGCGATCGCGTTGTCGACCGCTGCGCCCAGCGCCCCGTCGTCGGAGACCACGGCCAGACCGCGCTTCTCGACGACCTCGTCGGGAGTGCCCTCACCGGCCAGCACGCCCTCGAAGACCTGGCGAGCGAGCTTGTCGTTGACGACCTTCTCGTCGACCAGCGCCTGGATGCGGGCGACCTGGGCGGGGGTGATGGGGAGGTCGACGATGTCGACCCCGTCCTCGTTGCTGCGACGGGCCAGCTCGCCGAGCCACCACTTGCGGGCGGCCTGCGGGGCCGCGCCCTCGGCGATGGTCTGCTCGACCAGCCCGAGCGCACCGGCGCCGACGGTGTCGCGCATCTCCATGTCGCTGAAGCCCCACTCGGCCTGCAGCCGGGCCCGACGGGCGGTCGGGTTCTCCGGCAGCGTGCCGCGCAGCTCCTCGACCCACTCCCGGCTGGGGGCGACCGGCACGAGGTCGGGCTCGGGGAAGTAGCGGTAGTCCTCCGCGTCGGACTTCTCGCGCCCGCTCGTGGTGATCCCGGTGTCCTCGTGCCAGTGGCGGGTCTCCTGCAGGATCGTGCCGCCCCCGCTGAGGATCGCGCCGTGGCGCTGCATCTCGTAGCGCACGGCCCGCTCGACGGACCGGAACGAGTTGACGTTCTTGGTCTCGGTGCGGGTGCCGAGGGTTCCGCTGCCCCTGGGCGCCAGAGACAGGTTGACGTCGGCTCGCAGGTTCCCCTGGTCCATCCGGGCCTCGGAGACGCCGAGCGCCACGATCAGCTCACGGAGCTGGGCGACGTACGCCTTGGCGACCTCGGGTGCGCGCTCGCCCGCACCCATGATCGGGCGGGTGACGATCTCGATGAGCGGGATCCCGGCGCGGTTGTAGTCCACGAGGGAGTAGTCAGCGCCGTGGATGCGGCCGGTGGAGCCGCCGACGTGCAGCGACTTGCCGGTGTCCTCCTCCATGTGGGCGCGCTCGATCTCGACGCGGAACGTCTCGGTCTCCCCGTCGTCGTTCTGCAGGTCGACGTCCATCCAGCCGTCGAAGCAGATCGGCTCGTCGTACTGCGAGGTCTGGAAGTTCTTCGGCATGTCCGGGTAGAAGTAGTTCTTCCGCGCGAAGCGGCACCACTCGGCGATGTCGCAGTGCAGTGCGAGGCCGATCCGGATCGCCGACTCGACGGCCTTGGCGTTGACCACCGGCATCGCGCCCGGCAGGCCCAGGCAGGTCGGGCACACACCCGCGTTGGGCTCACCGCCGAACGTCGCCGGGCAGCCGCAGAACATCTTCGAGGCGGTGTTGAGCTCGACGTGGACCTCCAGACCCAGCGCCGGGTCGTACGCCGCCAGCACGTCGTCGAAGGACATCAGGTTCTCGGTCATCGCACAACCTCCTTCGTGTCGGGCTTCGTGTCGAGGGCGGGCGCCCGGTCGAGCAGGGGTCCGCCCCACCTGTCGGTCAGCAGCTTCTCCAGCGCGGCGCCGACGCGGTAGACGCGGTCGTCGGCGAGTGCCGGGGCGAGCACCTGGAAGCCCGCGGGGAGCGGCTCCTCGTCGACGAGCCCGCTGGGCACCGAGATGCCCGGAACGCCGGCGAGGTTGGCGGGGATGGTGGCGAGGTCGTTGAGGTACATCGCCATCGGGTCGTCGAGCTTCTCCCCGATCCGGAAGGCCGCGGTGGGCGCGGTCGGCGAGACCAGCACGTCGACCTGCGCGAAGGCGGCGTCGAAGTCGCGGCTGATCAGCGTGCGGATCTTCTGCGCCTGGCCGTAGTAGGCGTCGTAGTAGCCGCTGGACAGCGCGTAGGTGCCGAGGATGATGCGGCGCTTGACCTCGTCGCCGAAGCCGGCGTCGCGGGTCGCGCGCATGACCTCCTCGGCGCTGGGGTTGCCCTCGGGGGTGACCCGCAGGCCGAAGCGCATCGCGTCGAACTTCGCGAGGTTGCTCGACGCCTCGGCCGGGAGGATGAGGTAGTAGGCCGCGAGCGCGTGCACGAAGGACGGGCACGAGACCTCGACGACCTCGGCGCCGGCCTGCACGAGGAGCTCGACCGACTCGTTGAAGCGGTTCATCACCCCGTCCTGCCAGCCGTCGCCGGCGAGCTCGGTGATGACGCCGACCTTGACCCCGGTCATGTCGCCCGTGGCGCCGTGCCGCGCGGCCTCGGTGAAGGAGGGCCACTCGGTCTTGATCGAGGTGGAGTCGCGCAGGTCGTGCCCGCCGATGACGTCGTGGAGCATCGCGGCGTCGAGGACGGTCCGGGTGACCGGACCGGCCTGGTCGAGGCTGTTGGCCAGTGCGACGAGGCCGTAGCGCGAGACGCCGCCGTAGGTCGGCTTCACGCCGACGGTGCCGGTCACGGCGCCCGGCTGGCGGATCGAGCCGCCGGTGTCGGTGCCGATGGCCAGAGGGGCCTCGAAGGCGGCGACGGCAGCGGCGGAGCCGCCGCCGGACCCGCCGGGGATGCGGTCGAGGTCCCACGGGTTGCGGGTGGGACCGTAGGCGGAGTGCTCGGTGGAGGAGCCCATCGCGAACTCGTCCATGTTGGTCTTGCCGAGGATCGGCAGGCCCGCGGCGCGCAGGCGCTCGACGACGGTCGCGTCGTAGGGCGGGATCCAGCCCTCGAGGATCTTCGAGCCGCAGGTGGTCGGCAGGCCGCGGGTGGCCAGCACGTCCTTGACCGCGATCGGTACGCCGTCGAGGGGCCCGCGGGCCTCGCCGCGCTCACGACGCTCGTCCGAGGCAGCGGCCTGGAGCAGCGCGCCCTCACGGTCGACGTGGAGGAAGGCGTGCACCGCGCCGTCGACGGCGTCGATGCGGTCGAGGTGCGCCTCGGTCAGCTCGACCGAGGTCACGGTGCCGGCGCCGAGCTCGTCGACGAGCTCCGCCGCGGTCGACCGGGTCCTGTCGTGGGTGCTCATCAGGCCTCCTCGCCCAGGATCCGCGGGACCGAGAAGCGCTGCTCCTCCACCGCCGGTGCGCCGGACAGCGCCTCCTCGGCGCTGAGGCCGGGCACGACGACGTCCTCGCGGAAGACGTTGGTCAGCGGGATCGCGTGCGAGGTGGGC
This sequence is a window from Nocardioides sp. S5. Protein-coding genes within it:
- the gatB gene encoding Asp-tRNA(Asn)/Glu-tRNA(Gln) amidotransferase subunit GatB, whose translation is MTENLMSFDDVLAAYDPALGLEVHVELNTASKMFCGCPATFGGEPNAGVCPTCLGLPGAMPVVNAKAVESAIRIGLALHCDIAEWCRFARKNYFYPDMPKNFQTSQYDEPICFDGWMDVDLQNDDGETETFRVEIERAHMEEDTGKSLHVGGSTGRIHGADYSLVDYNRAGIPLIEIVTRPIMGAGERAPEVAKAYVAQLRELIVALGVSEARMDQGNLRADVNLSLAPRGSGTLGTRTETKNVNSFRSVERAVRYEMQRHGAILSGGGTILQETRHWHEDTGITTSGREKSDAEDYRYFPEPDLVPVAPSREWVEELRGTLPENPTARRARLQAEWGFSDMEMRDTVGAGALGLVEQTIAEGAAPQAARKWWLGELARRSNEDGVDIVDLPITPAQVARIQALVDEKVVNDKLARQVFEGVLAGEGTPDEVVEKRGLAVVSDDGALGAAVDNAIAANPDVADKIRDGKHAAAGALIGAVMKEMRGQADAGRVRELILEKLG
- the gatA gene encoding Asp-tRNA(Asn)/Glu-tRNA(Gln) amidotransferase subunit GatA, which translates into the protein MSTHDRTRSTAAELVDELGAGTVTSVELTEAHLDRIDAVDGAVHAFLHVDREGALLQAAASDERRERGEARGPLDGVPIAVKDVLATRGLPTTCGSKILEGWIPPYDATVVERLRAAGLPILGKTNMDEFAMGSSTEHSAYGPTRNPWDLDRIPGGSGGGSAAAVAAFEAPLAIGTDTGGSIRQPGAVTGTVGVKPTYGGVSRYGLVALANSLDQAGPVTRTVLDAAMLHDVIGGHDLRDSTSIKTEWPSFTEAARHGATGDMTGVKVGVITELAGDGWQDGVMNRFNESVELLVQAGAEVVEVSCPSFVHALAAYYLILPAEASSNLAKFDAMRFGLRVTPEGNPSAEEVMRATRDAGFGDEVKRRIILGTYALSSGYYDAYYGQAQKIRTLISRDFDAAFAQVDVLVSPTAPTAAFRIGEKLDDPMAMYLNDLATIPANLAGVPGISVPSGLVDEEPLPAGFQVLAPALADDRVYRVGAALEKLLTDRWGGPLLDRAPALDTKPDTKEVVR